The Brassica napus cultivar Da-Ae chromosome C7, Da-Ae, whole genome shotgun sequence genome has a segment encoding these proteins:
- the LOC106394956 gene encoding transcription factor HEC1, which produces MDSDIMNMMMQQIEKLPEFCNTNPSLIDHNNNTNPFLLNSNHNHSDSMTPEPGLLTNPSSLSPNTIYSSVLHEKRSTSSNTNSTNMEAMREMIYRIAVMQPIHIDPQAVKPPKRRNVRISKDPQSVAARHRRERISERIRILQRLVPGGTKMDTASMLDEAIHYVKFLKKQVQTLEQQAVDTSGGGMTAAVSGGGGVIMKGCGAMGTHQMVGNAQILR; this is translated from the coding sequence ATGGACTCTGACATAATGAACATGATGATGCAACAAATAGAGAAGCTTCCTGAGTTTTGTAACACAAATCCCTCTCTCATCGATCACAACAACAACACTAACCCTTTTCTGCTCAACTCAAACCATAACCACTCTGACTCAATGACTCCCGAACCCGGATTACTCACTAacccttcttctctctctcccaaCACAATTTACTCTTCCGTTTTGCACGAAAAAAGAAGCACTAGTAGCAACACCAATAGCACGAACATGGAAGCGATGCGAGAGATGATCTATCGAATTGCCGTGATGCAACCGATACATATCGACCCCCAGGCCGTAAAGCCACCTAAGAGGAGGAACGTCAGAATCTCTAAAGATCCACAGAGTGTGGCTGCTCGTCACCGAAGGGAGAGGATAAGCGAGAGGATTCGGATTTTGCAACGTCTTGTTCCTGGTGGGACCAAGATGGATACAGCTTCGATGCTCGACGAAGCTATTCATTATGTGAAGTTTCTAAAGAAGCAAGTGCAGACGCTGGAGCAACAAGCGGTGGATACTAGCGGCGGTGGAATGACGGCAGCGGtaagtggtggtggtggagtgATTATGAAAGGTTGTGGAGCAATGGGGACTCATCAGATGGTGGGCAATGCACAGATTCTCAGATGa